In Debaryomyces hansenii CBS767 chromosome A complete sequence, a genomic segment contains:
- a CDS encoding DEHA2D00352p (no similarity), with the protein MNNNTFRNNIRRYILGDDEDTGMDIDIDIDKFEITKFDYRSIFGKSEHQNMSHLEMVSKFFRTNKKSEMDMVTLKHKLYFDDHPDEWKELFIFFCVMPFTEYEFQGKDGKLLNPTTLHAIGSSHGTDNVLIETFSELEFESFNEIISEGRLAFNLENILKTDIFSSNFNKDESKRIITNLLFLGLHMKHILVTDVLSTDEDTYKENFKKYLFDPICEYVAALLNFEINIRTKNTAGRTGVNTKVPHQSNDIFHSHPDVVAYYKWKHRRSLAIVEVKKLPILKGEKVVDFTEPRMVSFMIQVVAEMFSDHTNKGMLTDSYTTILIEIDIERSMEIVNQKLTGPENCKFIALNYRLLDCQSSGLTLRGGLISFIYEAFSANEYQLNDVKRGLDAIYDYVRKSDEEYLTYLDGLGEKVDKIFKNNYNSFMRQLHVIEPKIGLGEFKRIDVQSGVTFNSQLFKVNSKDVKMYLKEDIDETVELVVKVFDPAKAKRDHNKYVIKKHDMFDNCRRAYLCEKRAYERLLLNFKFNSVYIAQEPVYGRFFIGNYYHALGPFIVLKYLAKETLPRDEETYEKAKEQLNIIHLYNIIHGDISPRNILYSQGKVYFIDFGYSEYTEDKLGSNPVSANPERIKSEHQQLCGIFGQPTPNEYE; encoded by the coding sequence ATGAACAACAATACTTTTCGTAATAATATTAGGAGATATATTTTAGGAGATGACGAGGATACTGGTATGGATATTGACAtagatattgataaatttgagaTTACGAAATTCGACTACAGAAGTATTTTCGGCAAGAGTGAACACCAAAATATGAGCCATTTAGAAATGGTatctaaatttttcagaacTAATAAGAAATCTGAAATGGATATGGTTACCTTAAAGCACAAGTTGTATTTTGACGATCATCCAGATGAGtggaaagaattatttattttcttttgcgTTATGCCATTCACGGAGTACGAATTCCAAGGCAAAGATggaaaattgttgaatccTACTACTCTTCATGCTATTGGTTCCAGTCATGGTACAGACAATGTCCTTATTGAAACTTTTTCtgaacttgaatttgaatcattcaaCGAAATAATTCTGGAAGGTAGATTGGCatttaatttggaaaatatcttgaaaacTGATATATTCTCAAGCAATTTTAATAAGGATGAAAgcaaaagaataataacaaaCTTGCTCTTCCTTGGTTTACACATGAAGCATATACTTGTGACAGATGTCTTATCCACTGATGAAGATacatataaagaaaattttaaaaaatatCTATTCGATCCTATATGTGAATACGTAGCAGCActattaaattttgaaattaatatccGTACCAAAAATACTGCGGGTCGAACAGGAGTCAACACCAAAGTACCACATCAatctaatgatatattCCATTCGCACCCAGATGTCGTGGCGTATTATAAATGGAAACATCGAAGATCTCTTGCTATCGTGGAGGTAAAAAAGTTACCAATCTTGAAAGGTGAAAAGGTGGTAGATTTTACGGAACCACGAATGGTAAGTTTTATGATTCAAGTTGTTGCGGAAATGTTCTCTGACCACACAAACAAAGGCATGTTGACCGACTCATATACAACTATCTTGATCGAAATAGATATAGAACGAAGCATGGAAATAGTCAATCAAAAACTTACAGGCCCTGAAAACTGCAAATTCATAGCCTTGAATTATAGACTTCTAGATTGTCAATCATCTGGGCTTACGTTGAGAGGAGGGCTAATTTCATTCATCTATGAGGCATTTAGTGCTAACGAATACCAATTAAATGACGTTAAAAGAGGACTAGATGCAATTTATGACTATGTTCGTAAGTCAGACGAGGAGTACTTGACATATTTAGACGGTCTAGGTGAGAAggttgataaaatttttaaaaataattacaATTCTTTTATGAGACAGCTACATGTCATTGAGCCAAAGATTGGACTTGGAGAGTTCAAACGTATTGATGTACAAAGCGGGGTTACGTTTAATtctcaacttttcaaagtcAACTCTAAAGACGTAAAAATGTATCTCAAGGAAGACATCGATGAAACTGTTGAATTGGTTGTTAAAGTATTTGACCCTGCCAAGGCAAAGAGAGATCATAATAAATACGTAATAAAAAAGCACGACATGTTTGATAATTGTCGAAGAGCATATTTATGTGAGAAGCGAGCATATGAACGGCTTTTACTTAATTTTAAGTTTAACAGCGTTTATATTGCTCAAGAACCTGTTTACGGGAGATTCTTTATAGGAAATTATTATCACGCATTGGGACCATTTATCGtattgaagtatttggCTAAAGAGACTCTACCACGCGATGAAGAAACCTATGAGAAAGCTaaagaacaattgaatataatccACCTTTATAACATAATACATGGAGATATAAGCCCaaggaatattttatattctcaAGGGAaggtatattttattgattttggataCTCAGAATACacagaagataaattagGTTCCAATCCAGTGAGTGCTAACCCTGAGAGGATCAAGAGTGAACACCAACAATTGTGTGGTATATTTGGTCAGCCTACTCCAAACGAATATGAATAG
- a CDS encoding DEHA2D00374p (similar to CA3735|IPF5534 Candida albicans), producing the protein MSSWNRLIRFEANDGKIYRGDAIVSDSDYDIGKQFAEGKTIKARVVIGSNIFTDAKVTDEVLEVKKLLGPLTGEDVPVVKCIGMNYKEHLMGIIEPPPYPQLFYKPRTSVADQNEDIPIPSFAQNTCDYEGELCVVIGKTGKNINEEDALSYVAGYVSGNDLSARDWQYFPEYAGKVPQLGFSKSFDRYAPLGPAIVSSKIIKDPHALQLQTRINGDLRQNCGTDDLLFGISRIIAFISQETTLEQGTVIMTGTPNGCGGIDGKYLKDGDLVEVTIDQIGTLSHKTKFL; encoded by the coding sequence ATGTCGAGTTGGAACAGATTAATTAGATTTGAGGCTAACGACGGCAAAATTTATAGAGGAGACGCTATCGTCTCGGATTCTGATTATGACATTGGTAAACAATTTGCTGAAGGGAAAACCATCAAAGCCAGGGTCGTGATTGGTAGTAATATCTTTACTGACGCCAAGGTGACTGACGAGGTATTGGAAGTTAAGAAATTATTGGGACCTCTTACTGGCGAGGATGTCCCTGTTGTTAAATGTATTGGAATGAATTACAAGGAACATCTAATGGGTATAATCGAGCCACCACCATATCCACAACTCTTTTATAAGCCACGCACGAGTGTCGCTGACCAGAATGAGGATATTCCAATCCCACTGTTCGCACAAAATACTTGTGATTATGAAGGTGAATTATGTGTCGTCATAGGAAAGACAggtaaaaatataaatgagGAAGACGCCTTGAGTTATGTTGCAGGATATGTTTCAGGAAATGATCTATCAGCTCGGGATTGGCAATACTTCCCAGAATATGCAGGAAAAGTACCACAATTGGGATTTTCTAAGAGTTTTGATAGATACGCACCTTTGGGACCAGCAATAGTTTCTTCTAAAATCATCAAAGATCCCCATGCACTTCAACTCCAAACTAGAATTAATGGCGACCTTCGCCAAAACTGTGGTACCGATGATCTTTTGTTTGGTATTTCAAGAATCATTGCCTTTATTAGTCAAGAGACTACTTTGGAACAGGGAACAGTGATTATGACAGGTACTCCTAATGGTTGCGGTGGTATTGATGGAAAATACTTAAAAGATGGGGACCTTGTAGAGGTTACTATTGATCAAATCGGAACACTCTCTCATAAGACGAAATTCctttaa
- a CDS encoding DEHA2D00396p (no similarity): protein MDQHPRHVEDDILSYFYHEIEETTARLYCDILEEYHYFGHASIIPPFSTDQNFKPGIVYMFWNEALTHRNPDIWFVIRDYKTENYFLTKVLQELKLAMTDVCRKAFELETEV from the coding sequence ATGGATCAACATCCCAGACACGTGGAAGATGATATCCTTCTGTATTTTTATCATGAAATAGAAGAGACCACTGCTAGACTTTATTGTGACATTTTGGAGGAATACCACTATTTTGGTCACGCTTCAATCATACCTCCGTTCTCGACAGACCAAAACTTTAAGCCGGGCATTGTCTATATGTTTTGGAATGAGGCATTAACTCATCGAAATCCAGATATTTGGTTTGTGATAAGAGATTATAAGACAGAAAACTATTTTTTAACTAAAGtacttcaagaattgaaattagcTATGACGGACGTTTGTAGAAAAGCGTTTGAACTTGAAACGGAAGTGTAG
- a CDS encoding DEHA2D00418p (no similarity), whose protein sequence is MNLAHVSRTQIKKEGNMEGRVGGKDVRREDDNWKLVNIGGRRNVNLGEGVSFHKTDAGGGSGAETGTRLRASWRLNRWRLIELN, encoded by the coding sequence ATGAATCTTGCGCATGTAAGCCGTACTCAGATAAAAAAGGAGGGTAATATGGAGGGACGGGTGGGTGGTAAGGACGTGAGAAGGGAGGACGACAACTGGAAGTTGGTGAACATAGGGGGACGAAGAAACGTGAATTTGGGAGAAGGTGTATCGTTCCATAAAACAGACGCTGGAGGGGGGTCGGGAGCTGAAACAGGAACCAGGTTGAGGGCGAGCTGGAGGCTAAACAGATGGAGGCTCATTGAACTCAACTAA
- a CDS encoding DEHA2D00440p (weakly similar to uniprot|P32466 Saccharomyces cerevisiae YDR345C HXT3 Low affinity glucose transporter of the major facilitator superfamily) yields MTDARDDKSNNVAISVGGDYSDAECQRELKLEDVTPKLTKWFFQYPHLLKLNIFLGCALFGMVTQGYDGTLMGNLQTIPTWNSYFNNPSGERLSTLSNGQVFGSIASVPFLVIVGDRIGRKHMLLIGVILSIVGAGIQAGAVNYGMFLTSRIVLGLGSGATQVSSAPLLAETAYPSQRPAITSMMQASFPAGAFLAALFVYAGFESDLKYNDWSWRMPSVLQGACPIIQLVLVFFCPESPRWLIAHNKEDEAFEVLTKYHAGGDRNSELVKFEMAEIKAAIANEQSGRKVSWLTWFQTKANFHRLFLTIALPTIIQLCGSSLVSYYFSIVLEGIGYTNPVEKLKINIGYTVFGGVFGVVAALYSGNVKRRILMLGSLGLMLITFVIWTILSAVNEQTNQENKSLGRGIVAVMYFHSGFYHMLSPIGNTYVMEVVPYTLRGKAALVYSLSSQAWVLFNNYVNNLGLDSISWRYYIVFCVWLFVHMVVIYFFFPETKGLGLEEMAQIFGEDITDLTMDADNAIIEPREHDLKSQVDHIESVSPQNSANVKLSN; encoded by the coding sequence ATGACAGATGCTCGTGACGATAAAAGCAATAATGTTGCAATTCTGGTTGGGGGCGATTATTCAGATGCAGAATGTCAAAGAGAACTAAAATTGGAAGATGTTACACCAAAACTAACAAAATGGTTTTTTCAATACCCACATTTGTTAAagttaaatatatttttaggCTGTGCTTTATTTGGTATGGTAACTCAAGGATATGACGGTACTTTGATGGGTAATTTACAAACAATTCCCACCTGGAACAgttattttaataatcCTTCTGGTGAAAGGTTGAGTACTTTGTCAAACGGTCAAGTATTTGGGTCCATAGCTTCGGTGCCATTCTTGGTTATAGTTGGTGACCGTATTGGAAGAAAACATATGCTTCTTATTGGTGttattttatcaatcgTTGGAGCCGGAATACAGGCCGGTGCAGTTAACTATGGTATGTTTCTCACATCTCGTATTGTTTTGGGCCTTGGTTCTGGTGCAACGCAGGTTTCGTCTGCACCATTGCTAGCCGAAACAGCCTACCCTTCTCAAAGACCAGCTATAACAAGTATGATGCAAGCGAGCTTTCCTGCTGGAGCATTTTTGGCAGCACTTTTTGTATATGCTGGTTTTGAATCAGATTTGAAGTATAACGATTGGTCTTGGCGTATGCCTTCAGTTCTACAGGGTGCGTgtccaataattcaattagTTTTGGTATTTTTTTGTCCAGAATCACCAAGATGGCTTATAGCTCACAACAAAGAGGACGAGGCATTTGAAGTTTTGACTAAGTATCATGCAGGTGGAGATAGGAATAGCGAGCTagttaaatttgaaatggCTGAAATTAAAGCTGCAATTGCCAATGAGCAGAGTGGAAGGAAGGTTTCCTGGTTAACATGGTTTCAAACAAAAGCAAATTTTCATAGATTATTTCTCACAATTGCGTTACCAACCATTATACAATTGTGTGGATCTTCACTCGTATCATACTATTTTTCCATTGTTCTTGAAGGTATTGGTTATACTAATCCGgttgaaaagttgaaaatcaatattggaTATACTGTGTTTGGTGGTGTGTTTGGAGTAGTTGCCGCATTGTATTCTGGTAATGTAAAACGCAGAATTTTGATGTTAGGAAGCCTTGGGTTAATGTTGATAACATTTGTCATTTGGACTATATTGTCAGCTGTAAATGAACAAACAAATCAAGAGAACAAATCATTAGGTAGAGGAATTGTGGCAGTAATGTATTTTCATTCAGGATTTTATCATATGTTGTCTCCAATTGGTAATACATACGTCATGGAGGTTGTTCCTTATACCCTAAGAGGCAAAGCTGCACTTGTGTATTCATTAAGTTCGCAAGCATGGGTTTTGTTTAACAATTACGTTAACAACCTTGGGTTGGATTCCATTTCATGGagatattatattgtattttgtGTTTGGTTGTTTGTGCACATGGTCGttatctatttcttctttcctGAGACCAAGGGATTGGGCTTGGAAGAAATGGCCCAGATATTTGGGGAAGATATTACTGATTTGACAATGGATGCCGATAATGCAATTATCGAACCTAGAGAGCATGACTTAAAAAGTCAAGTAGATCATATTGAAAGTGTTTCTCCGCAAAACTCAGCTAATGTAAAACTATCAAactaa
- a CDS encoding DEHA2D00462p (no similarity) encodes MNKDSFLLILRDIFWKAVRILIEINTDIDTFEITKFDYRRIFHKCPDQNVSYREILHKMLEIENELDLDMDHVRSYSKDHPNEWKELFIFFCVMPFTKYEFQGSDGNLLDPDTLRKTGSS; translated from the coding sequence ATGAACAAAGAttcttttttattaatactaaGAGATATATTTTGGAAGGCGGTGAGGATATTGATAGAGATAAATACTGATATTGATACATTtgaaattaccaaattcGACTACAGAAGAATATTCCATAAGTGCCCAGATCAAAATGTGAGCTATAGAGAAATTTTGCATAAAATGCTCGAAATTGAGAATGAATTGGACTTAGATATGGATCATGTAAGGTCATATTCTAAAGATCATCCAAATGAAtggaaagaattattcatcttcttttgtGTTATGCCGTTTAccaaatatgaatttcaaGGATCTGATGGGAACTTGCTAGACCCTGATACCCTACGTAAGACTGGTCTGAGCTAG
- a CDS encoding DEHA2D00484p (weakly similar to uniprot|Q9P8B4 Agaricus bisporus Glucuronyl hydrolase (Fragment)), with protein MMMQNYLDEIKDKLYGESVVGKIWGVALPALKQKEPPTEFPDLTKEDRYITRDVEFWTSGFFAGNLYTLLERSEKYPKYYPSDKLNPLKLEFASKWWSEPLVAKKTKTDNHDLGFMIEPTFKKELDRSGSEKAKDVIITAARSLATRYDAKVGCIRSWDDFHGIIPCSYEKDLIVIIDNMCNLNLLYMGAILSGDLSLSTIATTHAETTLKNHFREDMSSYHALVYDRETGKVKEKLTVQGYADESSWARGQAWAILGYSETYYYTKDEKFLDAAKTISKYYMSQLTEDGVPPWDFHAPDKEIKDVASAMAAGLGMLKIYEYTKEKWFLNSTLKLVFDCTKIAYNDEAKWSDDGSVDIGKTDTILNKSTFFNKPSAPAEFRAANHGYVYADYYFLMIGNKLLELGLYDK; from the coding sequence ATGATGATGCAAAACTACTTAGACGAAATTAAGGATAAATTATACGGTGAATCTGTTGTTGGAAAGATTTGGGGAGTTGCATTACCCGCTTTAAAGCAAAAGGAGCCTCCAACTGAATTTCCTGACTTGACCAAAGAAGATAGATATATCACTAGAGATGTTGAATTTTGGACTTCTGGCTTTTTTGCCGGAAACCTTTATACTTTATTGGAAAGAAGTGAGAAATATCCAAAGTATTACCCTTCCGACAAACTCAATCCTCTTAAATTAGAATTCGCTTCTAAATGGTGGTCTGAGCCATTGGTGGCTAAAAAGACTAAAACTGATAATCACGATTTAGGTTTCATGATCGAGCCTACTTTTAAGAAGGAATTAGATCGCAGTGGTAGCGAAAAAGCAAAGGATGTAATCATAACTGCGGCACGTTCACTTGCTACTAGGTATGACGCAAAAGTTGGCTGTATTAGAAGTTGGGATGATTTTCATGGCATTATACCATGTTCATATGAGAAGGATCTCATTGTTATCATCGATAACATGTGTAACTTAAACTTATTATACATGGGTGCCATCTTGAGTGGTGATTTAAGCCTATCTACAATTGCAACTACACATGCAGAGACTACTCTAAAGAATCATTTTAGAGAAGATATGTCGTCTTACCATGCCCTTGTATATGACAGAGAAACAGGAAAggttaaagaaaaattaactGTGCAAGGATATGCCGATGAATCGTCTTGGGCTAGAGGTCAAGCATGGGCTATTTTAGGCTATTCCGAAACTTACTACTACACCAAAGATGAAAAGTTTTTAGACGCTGCTAAGAcaatttccaaatattaCATGTCTCAATTGACTGAAGATGGAGTTCCACCTTGGGATTTCCATGCTCCCGATAAGGAAATAAAGGATGTCGCTTCTGCTATGGCTGCAGGACTTGGGATGCTTAAGATTTATGAGTATACTAAGGAGAAATGGTTCTTAAATAGTACCTTAAAGCTTGTGTTTGACTGTACTAAGATCGCCTATAATGATGAAGCTAAATGGAGCGATGATGGTTCGGTTGATATTGGTAAAACTGACACCATCTTAAACAAGTCaacatttttcaacaagCCTAGCGCGCCTGCAGAATTTAGAGCAGCAAATCATGGTTATGTTTATGctgattattattttttaatGATTGGTAACAAATTGTTAGAATTAGGTCTCTATGATAAATAA
- a CDS encoding DEHA2D00506p (no similarity), producing MWFGSAESVASPFTITSVTDWQNDRLIYFKQAGGVASVVALAQVVGSGGLLSLEIMVKFAWKECHIFKLLQLMDSVVSM from the coding sequence ATGTGGTTCGGAAGCGCAGAAAGCGTTGCTTCTCCTTTCACTATTACTTCTGTTACTGATTGGCAAAACGACCGTTTGATATACTTCAAGCAAGCAGGAGGTGTGGCCTCAGTGGTCGCTCTAGCCCAAGTTGTGGGCTCAGGTGGACTTTTATCTCTTGAAATAATGGTCAAATTTGCTTGGAAGGAGTGTCATATATtcaaacttcttcaattgatgGATCTGGTTGTATCAATGTAG
- a CDS encoding DEHA2D00528p (weakly similar to uniprot|Q92238 Gibberella fujikuroi Gibberellin biosynthesis-related): MSFWKESDKEKVDGLMNYALHGWRTPVLKTPESVGLIYEEIFFPSMDGIPIEGWFIPGKSNRLIICNHFWPGNRYGFAGHLEDLGGFGGFEVNFLNYYKHLHDAGYNILTYDFRNHGLSGDANGRTFGLGLFEYRDVIGSLQYANSRPDTKKMEKGLMAICVGCDAAIIGMNKHPEYFKDVKVMIGLQPVSARPFLEKSVESMKLKTSTKEIVQYIDNKYYTTNGFHLDDLSPIKYAKSVTVPTKIFQLQNDYRSDVDDVQAIYENLGSKEKELHWIEGSDERFSAYNYFGEFPELMLGWLAKYFN; this comes from the coding sequence atgtctTTCTGGAAAGAATCggataaagaaaaagtcGATGGTTTAATGAATTACGCATTGCACGGATGGAGAACCCCTGTCTTAAAAACTCCAGAAAGTGTTGGCTTAAtttatgaagaaattttttttcctTCTATGGATGGTATTCCAATTGAAGGATGGTTTATCCCTGGTAAATCCAATAGATTGATCATCTGCAACCACTTTTGGCCAGGGAATCGCTATGGTTTTGCAGGGCATTTGGAAGATCTTGGAGGTTTTGGTGGTTTCGAGGTTAACTTTTTGAACTATTACAAACATCTCCATGATGCAGGGTATAACATCTTAACGTATGACTTCAGGAACCATGGACTTAGTGGTGATGCAAATGGGAGGACCTTTGGATTAGGACTTTTTGAATATCGTGATGTAATTGGGTCATTACAGTATGCTAATTCAAGACCAGACACCaaaaaaatggaaaaagGGTTGATGGCAATCTGTGTTGGTTGTGATGCGGCTATAATCGGTATGAACAAACATCCCGAGTACTTCAAAGATGTTAAAGTTATGATTGGTTTACAACCAGTCTCTGCCAGGCCTTTCTTAGAGAAACTGGTCGAgctgatgaaattgaaaaccTCCACCAAAGAAATTGTTCAGTATATTGATAACAAGTATTACACAACCAATGGATTCCACCTTGATGACCTTTCGCCAATAAAATATGCAAAGAGTGTCACAGTTCCTACAAAGATCTTTCAATTACAAAACGATTATCGCTCAGATGTAGATGATGTTCAAGCTATCTACGAAAATTTAGGTtctaaagaaaaagaacTTCATTGGATTGAAGGCTCTGATGAAAGATTCCTGGCGtataattattttggtGAATTCCCTGAACTCATGCTTGGATGGTTGGctaaatacttcaattaG
- a CDS encoding DEHA2D00550p (weakly similar to uniprot|Q05016 Saccharomyces cerevisiae YMR226C NADP(+)-dependent dehydrogenase) gives MQFYSKEHEINGKVALITGGVKNLGAATAYELAKCGASLFLHYHSSKDSDAAEKLAKELQGTYADIRVELYQGDLDKAADLTKLFDAAKQKFPQGVDIAVNNVGMVLKKPIKDITESEFDQMGSINNKTAFFFVKEAAKNVNENGKIVSLVTSLLAAYTPFYSAYQGNKSGVEYYSKSASKELQSKGISVNCVAPGPMDTPFLYGQETKEDVEFYKTCGLHGRLTKVDDIVPIIRFLVTEGSWITGQTIYCSGGFTAH, from the coding sequence ATGCAATTTTATAGTAAAGAACACGAAATTAATGGTAAAGTCGCACTTATTACGGGAGGAGTGAAGAATCTCGGAGCAGCAACAGCATACGAGTTAGCAAAGTGCGGGGCTAGTTTATTTTTGCACTATCATTCATCAAAAGATAGTGACGCAGCTGAGAAGTTGGCGAAGGAATTGCAAGGTACATATGCAGACATCAGAGTGGAACTCTATCAAGGTGACTTGGACAAAGCTGCTGACTTGACCAAGCTTTTTGATGCGGCCAAACAGAAGTTTCCTCAAGGAGTTGATATCGCTGTTAACAATGTCGGGATGGTATTAAAAAAGCCTATCAAAGATATCACTGAATCTGAATTTGACCAAATGGGCagtatcaataataaaactgctttcttctttgtcaAAGAGGCTGCTAAGAACGTTAATGAGAACGGCaaaattgtttctttaGTCACGTCACTTTTAGCTGCATACACTCCATTCTACTCTGCATACCAGGGTAATAAATCAGGGGTTGAATACTATTCGAAGTCAGCTTCGAAAGAATTACAATCCAAGGGTATCTCAGTGAATTGTGTAGCTCCAGGGCCAATGGATACTCCGTTTTTGTACGGCCAGGAAACTAAGGAAGACGTTGAATTCTACAAAACATGCGGGTTACACGGCAGATTAACTAAAGTTGATGATATCGTTCCtattattagatttttAGTTACTGAAGGTAGTTGGATTACCGGTCAAACAATTTACTGTTCTGGTGGATTCACCGCTCATTAA
- a CDS encoding DEHA2D00572p (no similarity) codes for MQQFFNSDPRTETALKSVVAVIFYNSGEVCCAGSRLYIQEGVYDAFVDNFLQIDNSDIKVQKYWWVERLQGKGYSIKPTIFVKANDDMRIAQEGIVDPIITISKIKTTDHIVRMANNTADIQTSNANRAIDVSRRLKAGTVWVNTYNDFHPIVPFGGGYNQSSMGREMGEGVLQNYTQAKAARMGIIKPKN; via the exons ATGCAgcaattttttaattccGATCCTCGTACGGAAACAGCATTGAAATCTGTAGTAGCCGTTATTTTCTATAATTCAGGTGAAGTTTGTTGTGCGGGTTCACGTCtatatattcaagaagGTGTTTATGATGCATTTGTTGATAACTTCTtacaaattgataattctGACATTAAG GTGCAAAAATATTGGTGGGTGGAGAGATTACAAGGAAAGGGATATTCCATTAAACCAACTATTTTTGTCAAGGctaatgatgatatgaGGATCGCCCAGGAAGGAATCGTCGATCCTATTATAACAATTAGTAAGATCAAAACTACTGATCATATAGTTCGTATGGCTAATAATACTGCTGATATTCAAACTTCAAACGCGAATAGAGCAATTGATGTTTCCCGTAGATTAAAGGCAGGTACCGTTTGGGTAAATACTTACAATGATTTCCACCCAATCGTTCCATTTGGTGGTGGTTATAACCAGTCTAGTATGGGAAGAGAGATGGGTGAAGGAGTATTACAAAACTATACCCAGGCAAAGGCTGCTAGAATGGGTATTATTAAACCAAAAAATTAA
- a CDS encoding DEHA2D00594p (no similarity), with protein MEANIHLNKKNEIGSYEIAAKKALVEEYKRLLQLVDQKHITESEKLEEINQKTSFIESNQISNALQVGALNTKIGEASRSENLLFTYLKPIIIKYVDR; from the coding sequence ATGGAAGCAAATATACATTTgaataagaaaaatgaaattggCTCTTATGAAATTGCGGCTAAAAAAGCGCtagttgaagaatataaacGATTATTACAGTTAGTAGATCAAAAACATATTACTGAACTGGAGAAGttggaagaaattaacCAAAAGACGAGTTTTATAGAGCTGAATCAAATATCCAACGCTCTTCAGGTAGGGGCGTTGAATACTAAAATAGGTGAAGCCTCTCGGTCGGAAAACTTGCTCTTCACATATTTAAAACcaatcatcatcaaatacGTTGATAGATAA
- a CDS encoding DEHA2D00616p (no similarity) translates to MSDLDHFSYSSIEGVAKLIKSALIIHGGNCMLITLQSKDILIPLLSIERNLYGIINLTFYAGGIAAWFQKF, encoded by the coding sequence ATGAGTGACTTGGATCATTTTAGTTATTCTAGTATTGAAGGTGTTGCAAAGCTCATTAAATCAGCTTTAATTATCCATGGTGGTAATTGTATGTTAATTACGCTACAGTCAAAAGACATTTTGATTCCATTACTACTGATAGAAAGAAACTTATAtggaataataaatctCACTTTCTATGCTGGTGGAATTGCTGCTTGGttccaaaaattttaa